TCTACATGAAACGCCCTTCGTAGAATGTATTCTTGCGCCTTCATTCTCCGACGAGGCTATGACGCTTCTTCAGAAGAAGAAGAACCGCAGAATTCTCACTCTTGAGGCGATTGCCGCCGGACGTCCATCGGGAGAGACGGCCTATCGCTACATTCGCGGCGGGGTTTTAGTGCAAAGCGCTGACGACAGGGTGACCGACAAGGCAGAACTTCAGGTAGTCACCAAGCGTCCTCCAACTCAGAAGGAGATCACGGACCTTCTGTTTGGCTGGAAAGTGGTCAAACACACCAAGTCGAATGCCATTGTGCTGGCTAAAGACGGAGCCACGGTGGGAATAGGAATGGGGCAGACTTCACGCGTGGATTCGGGGTTCATGGCCGTAAAGCGGGCCGGTGAGCGGGCCAAAGGGGCGGTTATGGCGTCGGACGCGTTTTTCCCCATGCCTGATGGGGTGGAAGTGGCTACCGATGCCGGAGTCACGGCTATAATACAGCCGGGAGGCTCGAAGGGTGACGAGCAGGCTATTGAGGCCGCCGACAGGGCCAATGCCGCAATGGTGTTTACCGGCGTGAGGCACTTCAAGCACTAATATAATCCAGCTTTATTGGAGCAGAAACTCGCAATAATGCGGTAAAGCGCATTTCGCGCTGGAACCGACGGTTGGCGTTTGTCGTTTCTAACTCTTGAACGTCATTGGGTTGGTCACTTTCTAAGGCTGGTGGGAAAACACTTGTTGCAAAGTTTTTAACTGGGTGCTATTTTGAAAGAAATTAGGACGCTATTACGAGCTACATGAGAAATAGAATACTTGAGATCGTCGTATTCCTGATGGACTACATGAAGGACGAGCAGGACCGGCAGTCCGAATCCGACGATGTTTCCAATGCCCTGCGCAACCTTGGCTACTCCGAGCAGGAGATAGGGGCGGCCTATTCCTGGTTTTTGGAGCAGTTTAAGGGAGCTCCGGAGCAGTTCTTCTCGAAATTCCCCGAAAAGCATTCATCGCAGCGGATTCTTACGGAATCGGAGAGGCTATATTTGGCTTCGGAGGCGCATGGATTTCTCATCAAGCTTCTTAATGGCGGGATTATTAACGACGAGCAATTTGAATCGATTCTCGAGCGTGCAATTTTCTTCGCGAGCGAGCCGATTACGCTTGAGCAGATGAAGATAATCGCCTCGGCGGTGGTGTTTAACGAAGCCGATGATCTTGAAAGCCCGGCCTTGCTTCGTCCGGCGAATGACCAGTCTCATCTGGTTAACTGATTTCCCATGTCATTGAAAGACAAGAGAATACTGATTGGCTTAACGGGTGGAATCGCCTGTTATAAGATACCTTATCTGGTTCGTTTCCTGTGGAAGGAGAAAGCCGAGGTAAGGGTGATCATGACCGAGGCCGCTACCAGGTTTATCACACCGCTTACTCTTGAGAGCGTATCTAATAATCCTGTCGCTGTGGATATGTTTCCCGCTGACAGGTTCGTGGGTACCCGTCACATCGATATGGCACAATGGCCCGATTTAATCGTGGTTGCTCCTGCTACGGCCAATTTCATGGGCAAAGTTGCTTCGGGGATATCGGATGATCTTTTGACCACCGTTATATGTGCCTCGCCGAAGCCTCTTTTGATCGCCCCCGCGATGAATCCGCAGATGTGGCTCAACAAAATCACTCAGCGCAATTTCGCTGTTTTGAAGGGGTTGGGTTACGGGTTTATCGGTCCCGAAGAGGGTGGCACTGCCTGTGACCACTTTGGAATCGGGCGTATGGCCGAACCGCAGGAAATATTCGAAGTTATAAAAGCCTTCTTTGCCGCGCCCCCTGGCGGCCGAAAAAAAAAAGCCCTAAAAGATAAAAAGTTTGTTATCACGGCCGGTCCGACGCGGGAGGCTATTGACCCGGTCAGGTTCTTGAGCAATCGTTCATCGGGGAAGATGGGTTATGCGCTGGCCGAGGCTGCAGCTCAGCTTGGCGCGGAGACAGTCTTGATTTCCGGGCCGACGAATCTTGTAGCCCCGTCGGGAGTGAGGCTGGTAAACATAGAAACTACCGCCGAACTTCATGCTGCGGTAAAAAAAGAGTTCGCGAAAGCGGATTGTCTCGTGATGGCCGCCGCGCCGGCGGATTACATGCCCGAAAAGGCGGCAGTGAAGAAGATCAAGAAATCGGACAAGGGGTTGAGTCTGCCGTTGAAAGCGACGGTTGATATCCTCAAAGACGTTGGGAGCAGTAAGAAAAAGGGGCAGGTGGTTGTTGGATTCGCGCTGGAGACTGATGACGGCCTGACCAACGCCCGCAGCAAGTTGAAAAGCAAGAACCTTGACATGATTGTTCTTAACAGCCCGAGCGCGACGACCGGGTTTGAGCACGATACGAATGAAGTGACTATTCTGCTTCCGGGGAAGAAACCGATAGCTGTTCCCGTAGCATCAAAATCAGAAATCTCCATGCGAATCCTTGACGTGGTTGCCGGACTTCTTTAATATAGAAAGCCGGGACTAACCTCGTATGAAAGATAGCACTAACAATATTCAGCAGCTTCTGCGCCGTGCCATCGCGGCCCAGGTTGATATGGGTCTGGGGGAGGTTATTCTTCGCGGTGGCAAAGCTGCCGCGCAGATGCCGCAGGTTGGTCAGAAGGAAGTGACAAGGGTGGTATCGGTGATGAACCTCTTCGGGAAACCTGACATGAAAAAAGTATCTGCTTCGTATGAATCGTTGCCATCGCACTGTGCGGCGATATGCAACTGTCAATTGTGTTCTCTCGGGGCGACTCGGAACAAGTTCGTATATGGTGTTGGGAATCCCGATGCTGATCTGATGTTTATCGGGGAGGCTCCGGGCGCCGATGAGGACCGTCTCGGGGAGCCATTCGTGGGCCGCGCCGGGCAGCTACTTGACAAGATTCTGGCGGCGATACAGCTTTCGCGCCAGCAGGTGTATATAGCGAATATCTTAAAGTGTCGTCCTCCGAACAATCGTGACCCGCTTCCGGAGGAGATGGAGAAGTGTTTTCCGTATCTGGATGAGCAGATTCACCTGATTAAGCCAAAGCTTATTTGCGCACTGGGGCGAGTGGCGGCGCAGGCGCTTTTGAAGACGAGCGCTCCGCTGGGTAAATTGCGCAAGAACTGGCACAGCTATGAAGGTATTCCCATGCTCATCACTTATCACCCGGCGGCGTTGTTGAGGTTCCCTACCTACAAAAAGGATACCTGGGAAGATATGCAGATGCTGAAAGCGAGATTGGATTCCCTATAAAAAATGGCGCAACGAACACAATATAACAAGGAAACTGACAATCTTCAGCCGCCGCAGTCGCTCGATGCCGAGCAGGCGGTGCTGGGGTCGCTGCTTAAGGATGCCGAGGCGATCGGCCAGGCCATTGAAATCCTCGATGCCCCCGATAATTTCTATTATCCCAAACATCAGGCGATTTATAGGGCCATAATCGGTCTGTATGATAAAGGTGAGCCGTGTGATATCACCACTGTCTCAAATGCCCTGCTTAAAGACGGCAATCTGGAAAAGATAGGGGGGCGGGTTTACCTTGTCGAGTTGGTAGAAGGTGTGGCCTCGACAGCCAACATAGCGCATCACTGCAATATCGTGCTCGAAAAGGCAGTGCTCCGCAAGCTCATTCAGACCTCCAACGAAATCGTTCGAAGCTGCTATGCGATGGAACAGCCTGTCGACGCTCTACTGGACAGCGCCGAGGCGAACATTTTCTCCATATCGGAGAGTCGTCTGCGCAAGGGCTTTGCTTCGATCAAGGACCTGATGCCGTCAACGTTCGAGCAGATCGAGAATCTTCAGTCGGATCAGTCGGCGCTGGTCGGTATCAAGACAGGATTCACCGACCTCGATACCCTTACCAATGGACTTCATCGCGGCGACCTGATAATTGTGGCCGGCAGGCCATCGATGGGTAAGTCGTCGCTGGTGATGAATATGGCGGAGTATATCGCCGTGAATCTGAAAAAGGGCGTGGGCGTATTTTCTATTGAGATGTCGAGTGAGGCACTGGCGCTGCGTATGCTGTGCGGCCGGGCAAGGGTGTCGCAGCAACGGTTGCGGGCAGGGAAGCTGAGAAAAGAAGAGTGGCCGAAACTCACGGTTGCCGGTGGTTCATTGTCCGAGGCTCCGATTTTCATTGACGATTCTCCGATGTTGTCATCGCTTGAGATGAGAGCGAAGGCGCGGCGTTTGAAGGCCCAGCATGACATAGGTTTGATAATCGTAGACTATATCCAGATGATGCATGCTTCGGGAAGGCACGAGAATCGTCAGCAGGAGATTGCCTCGATCTCGCGCGCCATGAAAGTTCTCGCCAAAGAGATCGATATCCCGGTTATCGCCTGTTCCCAGTTATCGCGTATGGTGGAGCAAAGGGGTGGCGAGAAGAGACCGCAGTTGTCCGACCTGAGAGAATCGGGAGCTATCGAACAGGACGCCGATGTGGTGATGTTTGTGTATCGTTCGGAGCACTACATGAGTCACGTGGAAAAGACCGATCCGAAATATCTTGAGGTCGAAGGCAAGGCGGAGATTATCGTAGCCAAGCAGCGCAACGGCCCTACCGGCGTGGTCAATCTTGCTTTTGTCAAGGATTTCGCGAGGTTCGAGAACCTCGCGGCCGGCTACCGTGAGTTGCCTCCGGGCGCGGAGCCTGTTGAAGGTCAGGAAATACCTTTTTAAGGGGAGCCGATGGCGAGCGGACTGTATGAACTGGGACGACATGGCGTAAACTTCGTACGCACCATAGGCGGTACGTTCATACTCCTCGGCAAGTTTGCAGTTTCACTCAAACAAGTCCACAGGTCGTTTGGCCTGATTGTGGAACAACTCTACGTTGTCGGGGTGCGTTCGCTTCCACTTATTATTATCATATCGGTTTTTGTCGGCGCGGTATCCGCTTGGCAAGCGGCTTATCAGTT
The sequence above is a segment of the Candidatus Zixiibacteriota bacterium genome. Coding sequences within it:
- a CDS encoding DUF494 family protein; the protein is MRNRILEIVVFLMDYMKDEQDRQSESDDVSNALRNLGYSEQEIGAAYSWFLEQFKGAPEQFFSKFPEKHSSQRILTESERLYLASEAHGFLIKLLNGGIINDEQFESILERAIFFASEPITLEQMKIIASAVVFNEADDLESPALLRPANDQSHLVN
- the coaBC gene encoding bifunctional phosphopantothenoylcysteine decarboxylase/phosphopantothenate--cysteine ligase CoaBC; this encodes MSLKDKRILIGLTGGIACYKIPYLVRFLWKEKAEVRVIMTEAATRFITPLTLESVSNNPVAVDMFPADRFVGTRHIDMAQWPDLIVVAPATANFMGKVASGISDDLLTTVICASPKPLLIAPAMNPQMWLNKITQRNFAVLKGLGYGFIGPEEGGTACDHFGIGRMAEPQEIFEVIKAFFAAPPGGRKKKALKDKKFVITAGPTREAIDPVRFLSNRSSGKMGYALAEAAAQLGAETVLISGPTNLVAPSGVRLVNIETTAELHAAVKKEFAKADCLVMAAAPADYMPEKAAVKKIKKSDKGLSLPLKATVDILKDVGSSKKKGQVVVGFALETDDGLTNARSKLKSKNLDMIVLNSPSATTGFEHDTNEVTILLPGKKPIAVPVASKSEISMRILDVVAGLL
- a CDS encoding uracil-DNA glycosylase; this translates as MKDSTNNIQQLLRRAIAAQVDMGLGEVILRGGKAAAQMPQVGQKEVTRVVSVMNLFGKPDMKKVSASYESLPSHCAAICNCQLCSLGATRNKFVYGVGNPDADLMFIGEAPGADEDRLGEPFVGRAGQLLDKILAAIQLSRQQVYIANILKCRPPNNRDPLPEEMEKCFPYLDEQIHLIKPKLICALGRVAAQALLKTSAPLGKLRKNWHSYEGIPMLITYHPAALLRFPTYKKDTWEDMQMLKARLDSL
- the dnaB gene encoding replicative DNA helicase, with the protein product MAQRTQYNKETDNLQPPQSLDAEQAVLGSLLKDAEAIGQAIEILDAPDNFYYPKHQAIYRAIIGLYDKGEPCDITTVSNALLKDGNLEKIGGRVYLVELVEGVASTANIAHHCNIVLEKAVLRKLIQTSNEIVRSCYAMEQPVDALLDSAEANIFSISESRLRKGFASIKDLMPSTFEQIENLQSDQSALVGIKTGFTDLDTLTNGLHRGDLIIVAGRPSMGKSSLVMNMAEYIAVNLKKGVGVFSIEMSSEALALRMLCGRARVSQQRLRAGKLRKEEWPKLTVAGGSLSEAPIFIDDSPMLSSLEMRAKARRLKAQHDIGLIIVDYIQMMHASGRHENRQQEIASISRAMKVLAKEIDIPVIACSQLSRMVEQRGGEKRPQLSDLRESGAIEQDADVVMFVYRSEHYMSHVEKTDPKYLEVEGKAEIIVAKQRNGPTGVVNLAFVKDFARFENLAAGYRELPPGAEPVEGQEIPF